From Saccharothrix espanaensis DSM 44229, the proteins below share one genomic window:
- the coaE gene encoding dephospho-CoA kinase: MLRVGLSGGIGSGKSTVAGRLAEHGAVVIDADLLAREVVAPGTPGLAEIVAAFGDGVVDASGALDRAALAARVFSDDSARVTLNGITHPRIGARTAELISAAPSDAVVVHDVPLLVENGLAPMYHLVLIVDAASEVRVERLVGRGLSEQDARNRMAKQASDAQRRAVADVWLDNSGTPDRVLSVVDALWADRLVPYEANVRLRRFATGPLNVLPYDPTWPEQAARVGARISLAAGHRRVEHIGSTSVPGLAAKDVLDFQLAVTSLEEADSLASALADAGFPAVGPLEDTPRYGEPAEWHKRVHAGCDPDRRVHLHVRVEGGPGWNWALRFRDWLRADAAARQEYEDLKLELASRHTDGIAYGDAKEPWMKAATARMDAFYSDGQTS, encoded by the coding sequence ATGTTGCGCGTGGGCCTCTCCGGGGGCATCGGGTCTGGTAAGTCGACGGTGGCCGGGCGGTTGGCCGAGCACGGGGCGGTGGTGATCGACGCCGACCTGTTGGCCCGGGAGGTGGTTGCGCCCGGGACGCCGGGGTTGGCGGAGATCGTGGCGGCGTTCGGCGACGGGGTCGTGGATGCGTCCGGGGCGCTCGATCGGGCCGCGTTGGCCGCTCGGGTGTTCAGCGACGACTCGGCTCGGGTGACGCTCAACGGGATCACGCACCCCCGGATCGGGGCTCGTACCGCCGAGTTGATCTCGGCCGCGCCGTCCGACGCGGTGGTGGTGCACGACGTGCCGTTGTTGGTCGAGAACGGCCTCGCGCCGATGTACCACCTGGTCCTGATCGTGGACGCGGCGTCCGAGGTCCGGGTGGAGCGGCTGGTCGGGCGGGGGTTGTCGGAGCAGGATGCCCGCAACCGGATGGCCAAGCAGGCTTCCGACGCGCAGCGCCGGGCTGTTGCCGACGTGTGGCTGGACAACTCGGGTACGCCCGATCGGGTGCTTTCCGTGGTTGACGCGCTGTGGGCCGATCGGCTGGTCCCTTACGAGGCGAACGTCCGTTTGCGCCGTTTCGCGACCGGGCCGCTCAACGTGCTGCCCTACGACCCGACGTGGCCCGAGCAGGCCGCACGGGTCGGCGCTCGGATCTCACTCGCCGCCGGTCACCGGCGGGTCGAGCACATCGGGTCGACGTCGGTGCCCGGGTTGGCGGCGAAGGACGTGTTGGACTTCCAGTTGGCCGTGACGTCACTGGAGGAGGCCGATTCGTTGGCTTCGGCGCTGGCCGATGCCGGGTTCCCGGCCGTGGGGCCGCTGGAGGACACGCCTCGGTACGGCGAGCCCGCCGAGTGGCACAAGCGGGTGCACGCGGGTTGTGATCCCGACCGGCGGGTTCACCTGCACGTTCGGGTCGAGGGCGGGCCTGGGTGGAACTGGGCGTTGCGGTTCCGGGACTGGCTTCGGGCGGACGCCGCCGCGCGGCAGGAGTACGAGGACCTCAAGCTGGAGCTGGCGAGCCGGCACACCGACGGGATCGCGTACGGGGATGCCAAGGAGCCGTGGATGAAAGCGGCCACGGCCCGGATGGACGCCTTCTACAGCGACGGCCAGACGTCGTAG
- the rpsA gene encoding 30S ribosomal protein S1, protein MSTDTTTVPAVSAPKQVAINDIGTEEDFLAAIDKTIKYFNDGDIVEGTIVKVDRDEVLLDIGYKTEGVIPSRELSIKHDVDPNEVVKVGDEVEALVLQKEDKEGRLILSKKRAQYERAWGTIEALKEKDEPVKGTVIEVVKGGLILDIGLRGFLPASLVEMRRVRDLQPYVGRELEAKIIELDKNRNNVVLSRRAWLEQTQSEVRSEFLNQLQKGQVRKGVVSSIVNFGAFVDLGGVDGLVHVSELSWKHIDHPSEVVEVGQEVTVEVLDVDMERERVSLSLKATQEDPWRQFARTHAIGQIVPGKVTKLVPFGAFVRVDEGIEGLVHISELAERHVEIPEQVVQVGDDVMVKVIDIDLDRRRISLSLKQANEGFTVDSEFDPTQYGMAAEYDDQGNYIYPEGFDPETQEWQEGFDKQREEWERQYAEAHTRYEAHMKQVAKAAAAEEEAAGETNYSSGGDAPVAAASSTTGAPAQAGGTLASDEQLAALREKLSGGA, encoded by the coding sequence ATGTCCACCGACACCACCACTGTCCCGGCTGTTTCCGCGCCGAAGCAGGTCGCTATCAACGATATCGGGACGGAGGAGGACTTCCTCGCCGCCATCGACAAGACCATCAAGTACTTCAACGATGGCGATATCGTCGAGGGCACCATCGTCAAGGTCGACCGGGACGAGGTCCTGCTCGACATCGGCTACAAGACCGAGGGCGTCATCCCCTCGCGCGAGTTGTCGATCAAGCATGACGTCGACCCCAACGAGGTTGTGAAGGTCGGTGACGAGGTCGAAGCCCTGGTTCTCCAGAAGGAGGACAAGGAAGGGCGGCTGATCCTCTCCAAGAAGCGGGCTCAGTACGAGCGCGCCTGGGGCACCATCGAGGCCCTCAAGGAGAAGGACGAGCCGGTCAAGGGCACGGTCATCGAGGTCGTCAAGGGCGGCCTCATCCTGGACATCGGTCTCCGCGGCTTCCTCCCCGCCTCCTTGGTCGAGATGCGCCGCGTGCGCGACCTCCAGCCGTACGTCGGCCGCGAGCTCGAAGCCAAGATCATCGAGCTGGACAAGAACCGCAACAACGTGGTCCTGTCCCGTCGCGCCTGGCTGGAGCAGACCCAGTCCGAGGTGCGCAGCGAGTTCCTCAACCAGCTCCAGAAGGGCCAGGTCCGCAAGGGCGTCGTGTCCTCCATCGTCAACTTCGGTGCCTTCGTGGACCTGGGTGGCGTGGACGGCCTGGTGCACGTCTCGGAGCTGTCCTGGAAGCACATCGACCACCCGTCCGAGGTCGTCGAGGTCGGCCAGGAGGTCACGGTCGAGGTCCTCGACGTCGACATGGAGCGCGAGCGCGTCTCGCTGTCCCTGAAGGCGACGCAGGAAGACCCGTGGCGCCAGTTCGCCCGGACCCACGCGATCGGTCAGATCGTGCCGGGCAAGGTCACCAAGCTGGTTCCGTTCGGTGCGTTCGTCCGCGTGGACGAGGGCATCGAGGGCCTGGTCCACATCTCCGAGCTGGCCGAGCGCCACGTGGAGATCCCGGAGCAGGTCGTCCAGGTCGGCGACGACGTCATGGTCAAGGTCATCGACATCGACCTCGACCGCCGGCGGATCTCGCTGTCGCTCAAGCAGGCCAACGAGGGCTTCACGGTCGACTCCGAGTTCGACCCGACCCAGTACGGCATGGCCGCCGAGTACGACGACCAGGGGAACTACATCTACCCCGAGGGCTTCGACCCGGAGACCCAGGAGTGGCAGGAAGGCTTCGACAAGCAGCGCGAGGAGTGGGAGCGGCAGTACGCCGAGGCCCACACGCGCTACGAGGCCCACATGAAGCAGGTCGCGAAGGCCGCGGCGGCCGAGGAAGAGGCGGCGGGGGAGACCAACTACTCCTCCGGCGGCGACGCCCCGGTCGCGGCCGCCAGCAGCACCACCGGCGCCCCGGCCCAGGCCGGCGGCACCCTGGCGAGCGACGAGCAGCTCGCCGCGCTTCGCGAGAAGCTGTCGGGCGGCGCGTGA
- a CDS encoding class I SAM-dependent methyltransferase has translation MSDQHASAELALGTTGIALRTADAAESRVANRIWWDADADDYHAEHGAFLGAADFVWCPEGVREEEVGFLGDVTGRRVLEVGCGSAPCARWLAARGAHPVAFDISAGMLRHAVAGNAATGLSVPLVQASADQLPFADASFDAACSAFGAVPFVADVGDVFREVARVLRPGAPWVFSVTHPIRWIFPDDPGPNGLTVTQSYFDRTPYVEVDESGRATYVEHHRTLGDYVRALVGAGLELVDLVEPEWPDGHARPWGQWSPLRGRLFPGTAILRTRKP, from the coding sequence GTGTCCGACCAGCACGCGAGCGCCGAACTGGCGCTCGGCACGACCGGCATCGCGCTGCGGACCGCCGACGCGGCCGAATCGAGGGTCGCGAACCGGATCTGGTGGGACGCCGACGCCGACGACTACCACGCCGAACACGGCGCCTTCCTGGGCGCGGCCGACTTCGTCTGGTGCCCGGAGGGCGTCCGCGAAGAAGAGGTCGGGTTCCTCGGCGACGTGACCGGCCGACGGGTGCTGGAGGTGGGCTGCGGGTCGGCCCCGTGCGCCCGGTGGCTGGCCGCCCGGGGCGCGCACCCGGTCGCGTTCGACATCTCCGCCGGCATGCTGCGGCACGCCGTGGCGGGCAACGCGGCGACCGGCCTGTCCGTGCCCCTCGTGCAGGCCAGCGCCGACCAGCTCCCGTTCGCCGACGCGAGCTTCGACGCCGCGTGCTCGGCGTTCGGGGCGGTGCCGTTCGTCGCCGACGTGGGCGACGTGTTCCGCGAGGTGGCCCGCGTATTGCGGCCCGGAGCGCCGTGGGTGTTCTCCGTGACTCACCCGATCCGGTGGATCTTCCCGGACGATCCCGGGCCGAACGGCCTGACCGTCACGCAGTCGTACTTCGACCGCACGCCCTATGTAGAGGTCGACGAGAGCGGCCGCGCGACCTACGTGGAGCACCACCGGACGCTGGGCGACTACGTCCGCGCGCTGGTCGGCGCGGGGTTGGAGCTGGTGGACCTGGTGGAGCCGGAGTGGCCCGACGGGCACGCCCGGCCGTGGGGGCAGTGGAGCCCGCTGCGGGGCCGGCTATTCCCCGGCACCGCGATTCTGCGGACGCGCAAGCCGTAA